The following DNA comes from Fervidibacillus albus.
GAGTTGTCCGGGATGGCCCAATCGTTCGGCTACATTCTTGCGGCAATTGGTCCGATCTTTATCGGTTATTTATTTGACGTAACCGGTTCATGGACATGGCCGTTAGTGACATTGCTCATCGTCAACGGACTCGTTATGATTTTCGGCGCCGGATCCGGTCGGAATCAATTTGTATAAAAGAATGCGGTGTTATGAACTGTAATGGGTTGGGGAAACGGACCTCAACTCATTTTTTTTTTTAAATGATCGTGGTTATGGGGAACACACATAGATGGAGGGACAGGAACATTTTTTGAAAAAGCACATGGATGAGACGCTCGTTTTAGATTTTAAATGAAAAAATCCTCCGTTGAAGAAAGATGTGCATAATTGAACAAATTTTTTTCTAAGAAGTACATAGTTGACAACACGTGCTCTCAATTTTTTCCTATTTCCAATCCGTTCGTCCACCACGATTTTTTACCAACTATGACCTTGTAAAAAAACTTAAAAAACGTTCCATTCTGCCGATATATACGTTAGAGAACCGAAGTAGTACGGATTTAAAAAACTTTTTACAAACCGCATGTAGGGGGAATTAACGATGATCGATAAAATCTCTTCCCAACAGCATGTGATATCTAACATAACAGACGTAAAAACAGAAGGAAGGGAGACCGAATTACGCGCAAATTTAAGAGAAACGGAAAATGAAGAGACAAGCATGTTCGAATTAAAAGGATACTCCAATTTAGAAAAAAAAGAACAACTAGAAAATCTTGTCAGTGGGTTGAATGATTTTTTAACGCCCGTATATACTTCTTTGAAATTCGAATTGCATGAA
Coding sequences within:
- the flaG gene encoding flagellar protein FlaG: MIDKISSQQHVISNITDVKTEGRETELRANLRETENEETSMFELKGYSNLEKKEQLENLVSGLNDFLTPVYTSLKFELHEKLDEYYVTVIDDSTKEVIKEIPPKKLLDMYAAMLEYVGIIVDEKI